A region of the Candidatus Poribacteria bacterium genome:
CGGGATGACGGATCTCGACATCGCCGACTGCCTCAACGAAACCTGCCCTTGGTCCGGTAAACCGGTACAGGCTGACTCGCTGACTGAGTACGACGGTCACGTCGTCGGATTCTGCAACACGGGGTGTCGCGACAAGTTTGAAGCGGCGGTACGCCACTTCAAGGCGGCGAAGGCGGCGAGAGCGGAGCAGTAGCCGCTCGAAGTTTCTCGGGATACTGGATCAAGGTGCTGCAATTCTCTGGCATCAGTCAACGCTCGGTTCAGCTCGGCTTCGCGTGAAATTTTCAAAATACTAAGTCCAATCCATGATCACGCCTAAGTATTCATCTTTCCGATCCGTCAATCCATCGTAGGCGGATTGTGCATCTTCTGGGTCAATGACGTGTGTCAGTAATTCTTCTACTTTGAACTTGCCTTCACATATCAGTGAATACACCAAGCGGGAGTTGCGTTCAAGTGAGTGCTTTGATTCGCCCGAGTGCATTGTTGGATAAACCCACTCATGCGCACTTCTGAGTGTAATTGCGCCTAAACCGATACTGTGGCTATAGTTCAGGATTTCCGTTGCATTGGTGATGTATTCGCCACGCGGTGAACCGAGTAAGATAACCTCGCCCTTTCTGCCAGTCAATTGGTACGCCGTTTCGACGAGCCGTGGGTTTCCAATCGCTTCGACGGTGACTGCCGCTTTTTCGCCGTCTGTCAACGCGACGACGCGTTCCAGCACATCCTCTTCGTCGGGATTAATGAGATGTTGGATACCACACTGCTGGGCGATTTCAAGGCGTCGCGGCACTCGTTCAATGCTGATAACCTTCATACCCGCTAAATTGAAAAGTTGTGATGCGGAGTTACCGACCAACCCCAAGCCGATAATGGCAACAGTATCCCCAAATTCAGCAGATGATACGCGCAGAGATGTCATTGCCACTGTTGCCATTCGGACAAACGGCACCAGTTTTTCGTCTATATCTAAAGGCGGTTTGAACGCCAAAAGCACTGCTTCCGTTTTAGTGATAGAGGCGTGCGGACCATAACAGAAAGCGAGATCCCCCACGGCACATTTCGTTACATTTTCACCAACTTTGAGCACTTCACCGATCGCTGTATAGCCGGAGCCGTGTGGGAACCGCGTGCCGCTTTCAAGTCCGGTATACCCTGCGCCTTCGGTACCGGGACTAATCAAGCTATAGTGCGTTTTCAGTAAGATTTGGTTTGGGGTAAGCACTTCGTCAAGTTCAAAATCCTCCAGCGTTGCTGAACGCTTCGCTGGCATCACAATCCGTTTGCCTTTCATTGCCATAATGCTCCTTGTTGAATTTTCTCTGATATGGTATCATATTTACAACATTTTTTATATTTTTAATTTTTCCTTGCGGTTCGGTGAAGTGGGCTGGATGTTTTGACATTCCTTGACTCAGAGCCAGCCCGGCACGTTGTTTGGGCTTACGTTTTCTTTATAACCTTCGGACGCAGAACCGCATCCCTTAAGATGGAGAAATTTTCTTATGAGACTCACGCAAGAGCAGTGCAAAACTTATCGGACACAAGGCGTGCTGATAGTCAAAAATGCCCTGACGGATGAAGACCTCCAGCCAGTGATTGACGAGATTTCAGACTGGATTTCGGAACGTGCCCTCGCCTTAAAACAGGCGGGTAAAATCGAGAACTTGCATGAAGATGAGCCTTTCGATAGGCGTTTTGGACTGTTGCTCGCACAGTCCGGCGAGATGGCAGGCGGGTTGGATATTATGCACTACCGCGGTCAAGCCATCTTTGAATTTCTGAAGAATGATAACCTTTTAGATGTCATTGAAGGCATTGTTGGACCGGAGATTACCTGCAATCCGATCCAGCACCTGCGTGCGAAACCGCCGGTTGTAGATGGGAACGCAAGTTGGGCAGGTGGTGTGCCGTGGCATCAAGATGCTGGCGTCATGATGCCAGAGGCAGAAGGCTCCGAGATTGTCACGTGTTGGTTGCCGTTAGGTGATAGCACAATAGAAATGGGATGCCTTCAGGCGTTGCCGGGTATTACTGAAGAGAAGGGTTATCTGACTCATCAGAAAGAGGGCGGGACAATGATCAAACCGGAGTTAATGCCGGATGTTGAACCGCTCATGCTGGAATGTTACCGAGGCGACCTTATTTTATTGAGCCGTTTTACGCCACATCGTTCAGAACCGAACACGTCCGACCGGTGTCGCTGGTCGTTGGATTTGCGCTATCAGACCACAGGACAGCACACGGGACGGACAGCGCATCCCGATTTCATCGTACGCAGCCGAAAAAATCCTGAAACCATCTTGGCTGAACATCAAGAATGGTGCGATATGTGGGTAGATGCTTTTGAAAACCCACGGGGTTTCGCAGGCCACAGATCGGTGTAAATTAGTTATCAGTTATCAGTTGTCAGTTACCAGTTAAGAGGTTTTGTCCTGTAAATCCCGAAAATCCTGATTCTGACAATCAAAGATGTACAGCCTAACAGGCTATGCTACAAGCACATTCAGACGCACAGCCGAATAGACTATGCTACAAGCATATTCAAAGGAATCGTAACGATGCAAGCCATTATTCTGTGTGGTGGTCTTGCGACTCGACTCGGTGAAGCCGCGAAAACTGTTCCGAAGGTTTTACTGGAGATCGCTGGGAAAACAGTGTTGGAGTGGCAGATCCGATTGTTGAGAGAAGCAGGGGTTACTGCGGTCGTCCTTGCGTCTGGACATCTGCACGATGTACTCTATGAGCGGGTGGGTGTCAATTACGCTGGAATCCGTATCCGTTATGCCAAAGAGGAGACGAGACTTGGAACAGGTGGCGCGATTCTGAACGCGATGAAACAGATTGATACGTCCCCGTTTTTTGTGCTGAACGGCGATATCCTACTTGCGGACTTTTCACTCCGAGATATGTTAAACCGCTTTCAACAAGATATGGCGGGCGTGCTTCTAAGTGTGTATGTATCAGATATCCGTCCGTATGGCGAAATTGTATCTGATAGCACTGGAAAGATTCTGGCGTTTCGTGAGAAACAGCCGACTTGTTCTGCCGGATACATCAATGGTGGAGTGTATCTCTTCAATGCAACAATTGCCGACGCATTTCCAAAGGGACAGGAAACCTTCTCTATGGAACGCGACGTTTTTCCGTCAGTATCCAACCTTTATACGCTACAAACGGATGCAAGTTGGATTGATATCGGGGTACCAGAACGATTGGACTCCGCGCGTAAACATTTCCCACGATTTTAGCGTGTGTCTCATAAATATAATTTGTCAAAATTTACCCGAGCGCGGGCATTTTAAATCGGGCTTACAAAACCCTCCCACGATTTATGGGATAGATTGTAAAATTAGAGCTCTGTCGGCTCACCCGTTCGCAACACCACGTAACTT
Encoded here:
- a CDS encoding glutathione S-transferase, with the translated sequence MTDLDIADCLNETCPWSGKPVQADSLTEYDGHVVGFCNTGCRDKFEAAVRHFKAAKAARAEQ
- a CDS encoding zinc-binding alcohol dehydrogenase; amino-acid sequence: MKGKRIVMPAKRSATLEDFELDEVLTPNQILLKTHYSLISPGTEGAGYTGLESGTRFPHGSGYTAIGEVLKVGENVTKCAVGDLAFCYGPHASITKTEAVLLAFKPPLDIDEKLVPFVRMATVAMTSLRVSSAEFGDTVAIIGLGLVGNSASQLFNLAGMKVISIERVPRRLEIAQQCGIQHLINPDEEDVLERVVALTDGEKAAVTVEAIGNPRLVETAYQLTGRKGEVILLGSPRGEYITNATEILNYSHSIGLGAITLRSAHEWVYPTMHSGESKHSLERNSRLVYSLICEGKFKVEELLTHVIDPEDAQSAYDGLTDRKDEYLGVIMDWT
- a CDS encoding phytanoyl-CoA dioxygenase family protein, whose product is MRLTQEQCKTYRTQGVLIVKNALTDEDLQPVIDEISDWISERALALKQAGKIENLHEDEPFDRRFGLLLAQSGEMAGGLDIMHYRGQAIFEFLKNDNLLDVIEGIVGPEITCNPIQHLRAKPPVVDGNASWAGGVPWHQDAGVMMPEAEGSEIVTCWLPLGDSTIEMGCLQALPGITEEKGYLTHQKEGGTMIKPELMPDVEPLMLECYRGDLILLSRFTPHRSEPNTSDRCRWSLDLRYQTTGQHTGRTAHPDFIVRSRKNPETILAEHQEWCDMWVDAFENPRGFAGHRSV
- a CDS encoding sugar phosphate nucleotidyltransferase, encoding MQAIILCGGLATRLGEAAKTVPKVLLEIAGKTVLEWQIRLLREAGVTAVVLASGHLHDVLYERVGVNYAGIRIRYAKEETRLGTGGAILNAMKQIDTSPFFVLNGDILLADFSLRDMLNRFQQDMAGVLLSVYVSDIRPYGEIVSDSTGKILAFREKQPTCSAGYINGGVYLFNATIADAFPKGQETFSMERDVFPSVSNLYTLQTDASWIDIGVPERLDSARKHFPRF